In one Modestobacter sp. L9-4 genomic region, the following are encoded:
- a CDS encoding CinA family protein has protein sequence MTGPGPGTSTVQRVHEALLARRETVAAAESLTAGLFCATLASVPGASATLRGGAVVYATDLKTTLAGVPADLLAAHGPVSEPAAAALAEGIRSRCGATWGIGLTGVAGPDPVDGHAPGRVYLGLSDGLVTVVHELDLPGDRAQVRAAAVETAFRRLLDRLAEHPLPDGPAEGNADGARSVTPGADGPGSAR, from the coding sequence ATGACCGGGCCCGGCCCCGGGACCTCGACGGTCCAGCGCGTCCACGAGGCCCTGCTCGCCCGCCGGGAGACCGTCGCGGCCGCCGAGTCGCTCACCGCCGGCCTGTTCTGCGCCACCCTCGCCTCGGTGCCCGGGGCGAGCGCCACCCTGCGCGGTGGGGCGGTCGTCTACGCCACCGACCTGAAGACCACCCTCGCCGGCGTCCCCGCGGACCTGCTCGCCGCCCACGGCCCGGTCAGCGAGCCCGCCGCCGCCGCGTTGGCCGAGGGGATCCGCAGTCGGTGCGGGGCGACCTGGGGGATCGGGCTGACCGGCGTGGCCGGCCCCGACCCCGTCGACGGGCACGCCCCGGGTCGGGTCTACCTGGGGCTCAGCGACGGCCTGGTCACCGTCGTGCACGAGCTGGACCTGCCCGGCGACCGGGCGCAGGTGCGGGCCGCCGCGGTCGAGACGGCGTTCCGGCGGCTGCTCGACCGGCTGGCCGAGCACCCCCTCCCCGACGGTCCGGCGGAGGGGAACGCGGACGGTGCACGGAGCGTTACGCCTGGAGCGGACGGGCCCGGCTCCGCACGGTGA